In Aquincola tertiaricarbonis, the genomic stretch CCGCCTGCACCTGAAGAAGGTGGGCGCCATGCTGACCGAGCTGACCGACGAGCAGGCCGCCTACATCGGCGTGTCCAAGGAAGGCCCGTACAAGCCGGACACCTACCGGTACTGACATCGGCCCGCAATGGCTCCAAAATGGCGCCATTGCGGAACCGAGGCAGCCATGAGCATCAACCTGTCCATCAAAGGGGTGCCCGACGCCTGGGCACAGCGCCTGCGCGAGCGTGCGGCGCGCCATCACCGTTCGCTGCAAGGCGAGCTGATGGCGCTGCTGGGCGCCGCCGTGGGCGACGACACAGCGGCCTCGTCGGCCGGCGTGCCGCCCGTGGCCGCACGGCTGCAGGCGCCGCCTGGTGCGGACCGGTTGACGCTCGACGACCTGGCGCAGCGCGCCCGCAGCCGCTTCGGCGGTCTGGCGGCGCAGGGTGGCCGCTCGGCCGACATCGTGCGCGCCCTGCGTGACGAGGCCGATGGCCGCTGAGGCTGCGCCACGCCCGCTGCTGGTGGCCGAGCCGGCACCGGTGTACCAGGCTCGCCCGCCCGCCGTGGTGGACGCCAGCCTGGTGTGCGCGCTGCTGTTCGATGAGCCGGAAGCCGAGCAGGCCCGCGCCGCCGCCAGCGGCCGTGCCCTGCATGCCCCCACCTTGATCGACTGGGAAGTGGCCAGCGTGGCCGCCACCAAGGTGCGCCGCGGCGTGCCGGCAGCGGCGGCGGGTGAGGCCCTGGACGACTTCGGCCGCCTGGCGCTGCAGCGGGCCGAGGTGGACCTGCGCCTGGTGCTGGCGCTGGCCGGACGCTATGCCTTGTCGGCCTACGACGCTGGCTACCTGGCCCTGGCCGCGGCGCTGCGCTGCCCCCTGCTCACCTTCGACCGCAAGC encodes the following:
- a CDS encoding type II toxin-antitoxin system VapC family toxin; translation: MAAEAAPRPLLVAEPAPVYQARPPAVVDASLVCALLFDEPEAEQARAAASGRALHAPTLIDWEVASVAATKVRRGVPAAAAGEALDDFGRLALQRAEVDLRLVLALAGRYALSAYDAGYLALAAALRCPLLTFDRKLGEAAQRHLATLG
- a CDS encoding FitA-like ribbon-helix-helix domain-containing protein, translating into MSINLSIKGVPDAWAQRLRERAARHHRSLQGELMALLGAAVGDDTAASSAGVPPVAARLQAPPGADRLTLDDLAQRARSRFGGLAAQGGRSADIVRALRDEADGR